From one Polyangia bacterium genomic stretch:
- a CDS encoding response regulator has translation MNLAAVRQTILLVEDDFVLRTSLAELLIKQGYMVECAAHGREAFHRLNTGRPKPFLILLDMAMPYMDGREFQNLKQADPAVADVPVIIITANGEYAAQAVRPDVKQTFYKPVNTARLLKSIDDLARAATC, from the coding sequence ATGAATTTGGCGGCTGTTCGGCAAACCATTCTGCTTGTCGAGGACGACTTTGTCCTCCGCACTTCTTTGGCCGAACTCCTGATCAAACAGGGATACATGGTCGAGTGCGCCGCACACGGCCGGGAAGCGTTCCATCGCCTGAACACCGGGAGGCCGAAGCCGTTCCTGATTCTTTTGGACATGGCGATGCCCTACATGGATGGGCGCGAGTTTCAAAACCTGAAGCAGGCGGACCCAGCGGTGGCGGACGTGCCGGTCATTATCATAACCGCCAACGGAGAATATGCCGCGCAGGCCGTCCGGCCGGACGTCAAACAGACGTTCTATAAGCCGGTGAATACGGCGCGGCTGTTGAAATCGATCGACGATCTGGCCCGCGCAGCGACCTGTTGA
- a CDS encoding formate dehydrogenase accessory sulfurtransferase FdhD codes for MMKALETDVVRVRAAGTTSAPDWVAIERPLEIRVRAGKIERVLSTTMRTPGDDRALAAGFLYAERVIRHPWQIRAIDAVDDDAVMVQLDAAAAADLEAAQRPFVTSGACGACGRKDLRALVDLSGAAGDAGAGDPRWPRLAPAVVHTLPGGLRAAQATFARTGGLHAAGLFTVDGISRAVHEDVGRHNAVDKLVGTFILDQGLPDADCVLVVSGRASFELVQKAAVAAIPIMVAVGAPSSLAVAMARDAGMTLLGFVRDGGFNIYCGAARIVGVS; via the coding sequence ATGATGAAAGCGCTGGAAACCGACGTGGTCCGGGTGCGCGCCGCCGGGACAACGTCAGCGCCCGATTGGGTGGCCATCGAGCGCCCACTTGAGATCCGCGTGCGTGCCGGCAAGATCGAGCGCGTGCTGTCGACCACCATGCGCACGCCGGGCGACGACCGGGCCTTGGCGGCCGGTTTTCTTTACGCCGAGCGGGTGATTCGCCACCCCTGGCAGATCCGCGCCATCGACGCCGTCGACGACGACGCGGTGATGGTCCAGCTGGACGCGGCCGCGGCGGCGGACCTCGAAGCGGCGCAGCGGCCCTTCGTCACCAGCGGCGCGTGCGGCGCCTGCGGGCGCAAAGATCTGCGCGCGTTGGTCGATCTGTCCGGCGCGGCGGGCGACGCCGGTGCCGGCGATCCACGGTGGCCGCGCCTGGCGCCGGCGGTGGTTCACACCCTACCCGGCGGGCTGCGCGCCGCGCAGGCGACGTTCGCGCGCACCGGCGGCCTGCACGCCGCCGGTCTGTTCACCGTCGACGGGATCTCGCGCGCCGTGCACGAAGACGTGGGCCGCCACAACGCTGTCGACAAACTGGTGGGCACGTTCATTCTGGACCAAGGGCTGCCGGATGCGGATTGCGTGCTGGTGGTCAGCGGCCGCGCCAGCTTCGAGCTGGTGCAGAAGGCGGCGGTGGCGGCCATCCCGATCATGGTCGCCGTCGGCGCGCCTTCCAGCCTGGCGGTGGCGATGGCACGCGACGCCGGCATGACCTTGCTGGGCTTCGTGCGCGACGGCGGCTTCAACATCTATTGCGGTGCCGCGCGCATCGTCGGCGTGTCCTAG
- a CDS encoding FdhF/YdeP family oxidoreductase, which produces MADEQKDENSAPDQQDQGKPTAVDAHLAAGVPGAEPPPETRAATIKKRDLTAAGWTSIWETTHRGVRDMGVKRSLKTLLALNQKDGFDCPSCAWPDPDGERKTAEFCENGAKAVASEAMVARADPAFFAGHSIAELLTQSDFWLDQQGRITHPMFRREGATHYQPIEWQQAFELVGAELRALRSPDQASFYTSGRASNEAAFLYGLFARLYGTNNLPDCSNMCHESSGLGLTETIGVGKSTVKIEDLSCADSIFVIGQNPGTCHPRMLTELQKAARNGCRIVSVNPLPETGMVRFKNPQEPLALFGRGTPIACLFVPVRVNGDVALFKGIMKEMLDADRLSGGKILAHDFIDHHTEGFVALAADLQAESWEAIIAGSGVPRETIREAAQIALASQRMICCWAMGITQHENGVANVQSIVNFALLRGQIGRRGAGLCPVRGHSNVQGDRTVGIWEKMSDAFIAKLGDEFAFSPPRKHGFDTVRTIQAMHEGHVKVFVGLGGNFLSASPDTHYTSEAMRRCRLTVQIATKLNRGHLVTGQQALILPCLGRTERDVQAAGEQFVTVEDTTGVVHQSRGVLAPASPHLRSEPAIVAGIAQATVTGKGRVDWPAMVADYDRIREHIEHVVPGFTQYNQRVRQPGGFYLPNGPREGTFTTPSKKAHFTVHQIPQRALKDGQLLLTTLRSHDQFNTTIYGEHDRYRGVFGGRRVVFLNAEDMQTLGFAANDWVDITSHFGEESRHAARFRVVPYEIPRGCAAAYYPETNVLVPVGSVAEGSNQPASKSVIVTLARP; this is translated from the coding sequence ATGGCCGACGAACAAAAAGACGAAAACAGCGCGCCCGATCAGCAAGACCAGGGCAAGCCCACCGCCGTCGATGCGCACCTGGCCGCTGGGGTACCGGGCGCCGAGCCGCCGCCGGAAACCCGGGCGGCGACAATCAAGAAGCGCGACCTGACCGCGGCGGGGTGGACGTCGATCTGGGAGACCACCCATCGCGGCGTGCGGGACATGGGCGTCAAGCGCAGCCTGAAGACGCTGCTGGCGCTGAACCAGAAAGACGGCTTTGACTGTCCCAGCTGCGCCTGGCCCGATCCCGACGGCGAGCGCAAGACCGCCGAGTTCTGTGAAAACGGCGCCAAGGCGGTGGCCAGCGAGGCGATGGTGGCCCGCGCCGATCCCGCATTCTTCGCCGGCCATTCCATCGCCGAGCTGCTGACCCAAAGCGATTTCTGGCTTGACCAGCAGGGCCGCATCACGCACCCGATGTTCCGCCGCGAAGGCGCTACCCACTATCAGCCGATCGAATGGCAGCAGGCGTTCGAGCTGGTCGGAGCTGAATTGCGCGCCCTGCGCTCGCCCGACCAGGCGTCGTTTTACACCTCGGGGCGCGCCAGCAACGAAGCGGCGTTCCTGTACGGCCTGTTCGCCCGGCTCTACGGCACCAACAACCTGCCTGACTGCTCGAACATGTGCCACGAATCCAGCGGCCTCGGCCTGACCGAGACCATCGGCGTGGGCAAATCGACGGTGAAGATCGAAGATTTGTCTTGCGCCGACAGCATCTTCGTCATCGGGCAGAACCCCGGTACTTGCCATCCGCGCATGCTGACGGAGCTGCAGAAGGCGGCGCGCAACGGCTGCCGGATCGTCAGCGTCAACCCGCTGCCGGAGACCGGGATGGTGCGCTTCAAGAACCCGCAAGAGCCGCTGGCCCTGTTCGGGCGCGGCACACCGATCGCGTGTCTGTTCGTGCCGGTGCGGGTGAACGGCGACGTGGCGCTGTTCAAAGGGATCATGAAAGAGATGCTGGACGCCGATCGCCTGAGCGGCGGCAAGATCCTGGCGCACGACTTCATTGATCACCACACCGAAGGCTTCGTCGCGCTGGCGGCCGATCTGCAGGCGGAAAGCTGGGAAGCCATCATCGCCGGCAGCGGCGTCCCGCGCGAGACAATCCGCGAAGCGGCGCAGATCGCCCTCGCCTCGCAGCGCATGATCTGTTGCTGGGCCATGGGCATCACCCAGCACGAAAATGGGGTGGCCAACGTGCAGAGCATCGTCAACTTCGCGCTCTTGCGCGGGCAGATCGGGCGGCGCGGCGCGGGTCTCTGCCCGGTGCGCGGCCACAGCAACGTGCAAGGCGATCGCACGGTGGGCATCTGGGAAAAGATGAGCGACGCATTCATCGCCAAGCTGGGTGACGAGTTCGCCTTCTCGCCGCCGCGCAAGCACGGCTTCGACACCGTGAGGACCATCCAGGCCATGCACGAGGGCCACGTCAAAGTGTTCGTCGGGCTGGGCGGCAATTTTTTAAGCGCCTCCCCCGACACGCACTACACGTCAGAGGCAATGCGGCGCTGCCGGCTGACCGTGCAGATCGCCACCAAGCTGAATCGGGGTCACCTGGTCACCGGGCAGCAGGCGCTGATCCTGCCCTGTCTCGGCCGCACCGAGCGCGACGTTCAGGCGGCGGGCGAGCAGTTCGTCACCGTCGAGGACACCACCGGCGTCGTGCACCAGTCGCGCGGCGTGCTGGCCCCAGCGTCGCCACACCTGCGCAGCGAACCGGCCATCGTCGCCGGCATCGCCCAGGCCACCGTCACCGGCAAGGGCCGCGTCGACTGGCCGGCAATGGTCGCCGATTACGATCGCATACGCGAACACATCGAACACGTGGTGCCCGGCTTTACCCAGTACAACCAGCGGGTGCGACAGCCGGGCGGCTTTTACCTGCCGAACGGCCCGCGCGAGGGAACGTTCACCACGCCATCAAAGAAGGCGCATTTCACCGTTCATCAGATCCCCCAGCGCGCGTTGAAAGACGGGCAACTGCTGTTGACCACTTTGCGCAGCCACGATCAATTCAACACCACGATTTACGGCGAGCACGATCGTTACCGTGGTGTCTTTGGCGGGCGGCGGGTGGTCTTCTTGAACGCCGAGGACATGCAGACCTTGGGCTTCGCGGCAAACGACTGGGTGGACATCACCAGTCACTTTGGGGAGGAGTCCCGCCACGCGGCACGCTTTCGCGTGGTGCCGTACGAGATCCCGCGCGGCTGCGCCGCCGCATACTATCCCGAGACCAACGTGCTGGTCCCCGTGGGCAGCGTCGCCGAAGGCAGCAACCAACCAGCTTCCAAGTCCGTGATCGTCACGCTGGCCCGCCCCTGA
- a CDS encoding HAMP domain-containing sensor histidine kinase → MDDSTSSVVVGANVEFMQIVRHSLLAPVTGIVLWCDMLRRNQKISEELDRALTAIDHSARAQVAILDNVVELMRMQSGVTELCRSEVDMVACIEDVARQSGSLSRQREVDLKVEIGPGAFLLQGDPVRLRAALHNVVDNAVTFSARGGQVIIGLRANPDSLSIRVSDAGRGIPKEALRDLFKLDPISEEGLFHRRGGLGLGLPVARWIVQLHGGSIAVESNQPRGCAITVALPT, encoded by the coding sequence ATGGACGATTCAACCAGCTCGGTCGTGGTGGGTGCCAACGTTGAATTCATGCAGATCGTGCGGCATTCGCTGCTGGCGCCCGTCACTGGCATCGTCCTTTGGTGCGATATGTTGCGCCGCAATCAAAAGATCTCGGAGGAACTTGATCGCGCGCTGACCGCCATCGATCACAGCGCCCGCGCCCAGGTGGCCATCCTGGACAACGTCGTCGAGCTGATGCGCATGCAAAGCGGCGTCACCGAGCTTTGCCGTTCGGAGGTCGATATGGTGGCCTGTATCGAGGATGTCGCCCGACAAAGTGGCAGCTTGTCACGACAACGCGAGGTCGACCTGAAAGTCGAAATTGGCCCGGGCGCATTCCTTCTGCAGGGCGATCCGGTGCGTTTGCGGGCGGCGTTGCACAATGTCGTCGACAACGCGGTCACCTTTTCGGCGCGCGGTGGTCAGGTGATCATCGGTCTGCGGGCGAATCCGGACAGCCTCTCCATCCGCGTGTCGGACGCCGGCCGGGGCATCCCCAAAGAAGCTTTGCGGGACCTGTTCAAACTGGACCCAATCTCCGAGGAGGGATTGTTCCACCGTCGTGGCGGTCTGGGCCTGGGCCTTCCTGTCGCGCGCTGGATCGTCCAGTTACACGGCGGCAGCATCGCGGTCGAAAGCAACCAGCCACGCGGCTGCGCGATCACCGTCGCCTTGCCGACGTAA